The following are encoded together in the Geobacter sulfurreducens PCA genome:
- a CDS encoding tetratricopeptide repeat protein: MTEQTKTVLVNVTAIALISVLLIVGNTLWRQRTQFLRGEEAMARGDYMAAVSAYEAALHMYTPLGPHVEKSASRLWEIGAGLERIGDTERALIAYRALRSSFYAAAWLVQPGREWIARCDMKIAMLAGRGGPR, from the coding sequence ATGACGGAACAAACCAAAACAGTCCTTGTCAATGTGACGGCGATTGCTCTTATCTCTGTCCTGCTCATCGTCGGGAATACCCTGTGGCGGCAGCGCACCCAGTTTTTGCGGGGTGAGGAGGCCATGGCGCGGGGAGATTACATGGCCGCCGTATCGGCCTATGAGGCGGCGCTCCACATGTATACCCCCCTGGGCCCCCATGTGGAGAAGTCGGCCAGCCGGCTCTGGGAGATCGGGGCCGGGCTCGAGCGGATCGGCGACACGGAGCGGGCGCTCATTGCCTACCGGGCACTGCGCAGCTCCTTTTACGCGGCGGCGTGGCTCGTTCAGCCGGGCCGCGAATGGATTGCCCGGTGCGATATGAAGATTGCGATGCTCGCCGGACGCGGCGGGCCGAGATGA
- a CDS encoding Spy/CpxP family protein refolding chaperone: MKKQLCMIALVGATAFGTTGTSWSLDGPPPPEPPPMGKGQEHFLERMASVLKLTDAQQAQIEALISTDAEQNAPLHRQLAENERALREATTAASLDEATVRALAATKGNLMTEMIVSRAKLRNAINAILTAEQRELADRLDPLKYGPPRPRPDRPGME, from the coding sequence ATGAAAAAGCAGCTGTGCATGATCGCGCTGGTGGGGGCGACGGCATTCGGGACGACGGGCACCTCGTGGTCGCTGGACGGCCCACCGCCACCGGAGCCGCCCCCCATGGGCAAAGGACAGGAACACTTTCTGGAGCGGATGGCGAGCGTCCTCAAACTCACCGACGCTCAACAGGCACAGATCGAAGCCCTTATTTCGACCGATGCGGAACAGAATGCGCCCCTGCACCGGCAGCTGGCGGAAAATGAACGAGCGCTCCGGGAGGCGACGACTGCGGCGAGCTTGGATGAGGCGACGGTACGAGCCCTTGCCGCAACAAAGGGAAACCTTATGACTGAAATGATTGTCTCCCGCGCAAAGCTCAGAAATGCCATCAACGCCATCCTGACCGCCGAGCAACGCGAACTGGCAGACCGGCTCGATCCGTTGAAGTACGGCCCGCCGCGACCCCGCCCCGACCGTCCCGGCATGGAGTGA
- a CDS encoding EF-hand domain-containing protein, giving the protein MVDSIGGTGISMGHMSGMKRPDPKEMFKKVDTDGDGAVSQTELQAMVEKMQERTGQSINVEESFTNADSDGSGSLSEEELKGFRESMRPPHEREAMMGGEPMDESATALKDALQSYLANADDQSIAELISFLKGASDSDSSSSSTSTSLLSITT; this is encoded by the coding sequence ATGGTAGACAGCATTGGCGGAACCGGGATCAGCATGGGCCACATGAGCGGCATGAAGCGACCCGACCCGAAGGAGATGTTCAAGAAGGTGGATACCGATGGCGACGGGGCAGTGTCCCAGACGGAACTGCAGGCGATGGTCGAGAAGATGCAGGAGCGGACCGGCCAATCGATCAACGTGGAGGAGAGTTTCACCAATGCCGACAGCGACGGCAGCGGCTCCCTCAGCGAAGAGGAACTGAAGGGATTCAGGGAGAGCATGCGGCCGCCCCACGAGCGGGAGGCCATGATGGGTGGCGAACCGATGGATGAAAGCGCCACCGCCCTCAAGGACGCCCTCCAGTCGTACCTGGCGAACGCCGACGATCAATCCATCGCTGAGCTGATCAGCTTCCTGAAGGGAGCATCGGACTCGGACAGCAGCAGTTCTTCCACATCAACGTCGCTGCTAAGCATCACAACCTGA
- a CDS encoding single-stranded DNA-binding protein, whose product MASLNKVMLIGNLGKDPEVRYTPAGTAVASFSLATTEKFKNRNGEFEEKTEWHNVVLWGRQAEIAGEYLAKGRTVFIEGRLQTRKWQDKDGRDRWTTEVVGERMQMLGGKGEGGGGRAGGRGGQESGFGGPSYDEPAFNPDDDIPF is encoded by the coding sequence ATGGCAAGTCTCAACAAAGTGATGCTCATCGGCAATCTCGGGAAGGATCCCGAGGTTCGCTACACGCCTGCCGGCACGGCAGTTGCCAGCTTCTCCCTTGCCACCACCGAAAAATTCAAGAACAGGAACGGCGAATTCGAGGAAAAGACCGAATGGCACAACGTGGTCCTCTGGGGCCGCCAGGCCGAAATCGCCGGTGAATACCTGGCCAAGGGGCGGACCGTTTTCATCGAGGGGCGGCTCCAGACCCGCAAGTGGCAGGACAAGGACGGCCGCGACCGCTGGACCACCGAGGTGGTGGGCGAGCGGATGCAGATGCTCGGCGGCAAGGGCGAGGGGGGCGGCGGACGCGCAGGCGGACGCGGCGGCCAGGAGAGCGGCTTCGGCGGCCCCTCCTATGACGAGCCGGCGTTCAACCCGGACGACGATATTCCGTTTTAG
- a CDS encoding ATP-binding protein, producing MKIGITHRLFLAMLAAAVMAVISMVVIMTWSVDRGFLRYVNAMEQRQIDRLAAELEKRFAAAGNWDFLRREPAMLARLVAESLPAREEMPFEPGPPGPLPGDGMRPPPPPERMVHHLTERLLILDARREHVLPVDFSGDVAELKALRYKGAVAGYLGLAPRRKLSEAHQLRFIREQKLAVALVAGVVVCLAAGLSLLVAKRLVRPIRDLAGATGQLAAGRFDTRIPVASSDELGHLARDFNALALTLEKNEQARRQWVADISHELRTPLAVLRGEIEAIQDGVRQPSPDSIRSLHGEVLRLNRLVDDLYQLSLTDIGALAYRKEPLDLGRVLVGALVSYRAEFAGKGIAVREEISVRQPITVFGDAERLQQLFVNLLDNVLKYTDIGGELLVRLTCHDGAVTVDLQDSVPGVPEEALGMLFERLYRVEGSRSRARGGAGLGLAICRNIVEAHNGTITARYSPLGGVWIAVTLPVGEHQP from the coding sequence ATGAAGATCGGCATTACCCATCGGCTGTTCCTGGCCATGCTGGCAGCCGCCGTGATGGCGGTAATCAGCATGGTCGTCATCATGACGTGGAGTGTTGACCGCGGGTTTCTCCGCTATGTCAACGCCATGGAGCAGCGTCAGATTGACCGGCTGGCAGCGGAGCTGGAAAAGCGATTCGCTGCTGCAGGAAACTGGGATTTCCTGCGCCGTGAGCCGGCCATGCTGGCCAGACTCGTGGCGGAGTCGCTACCCGCACGGGAGGAAATGCCGTTCGAACCCGGGCCGCCCGGGCCGCTCCCCGGCGATGGGATGCGGCCGCCTCCGCCGCCCGAACGCATGGTTCATCACCTGACGGAGCGTCTCCTCATTCTCGACGCACGCCGGGAGCATGTGCTGCCCGTCGACTTTTCCGGCGACGTGGCGGAGCTGAAAGCCCTGCGTTACAAGGGGGCGGTTGCGGGGTACCTGGGGCTCGCCCCCCGCCGCAAGCTCTCCGAGGCACACCAACTCCGGTTCATCCGGGAACAGAAACTGGCCGTGGCCCTGGTGGCGGGAGTGGTGGTCTGTCTCGCGGCCGGCCTGTCGCTTCTGGTCGCGAAGCGGCTCGTGCGCCCCATCCGGGATCTGGCCGGGGCCACCGGTCAGCTTGCGGCCGGCCGGTTCGACACCAGGATCCCCGTGGCGTCGTCGGACGAACTGGGACACCTGGCCCGCGACTTCAATGCCCTGGCCCTCACCTTGGAGAAGAACGAGCAGGCACGGAGGCAGTGGGTGGCGGACATTTCGCACGAGCTCCGTACTCCGCTTGCCGTGCTCCGGGGCGAAATAGAAGCGATCCAGGATGGCGTCCGACAACCGTCGCCGGATTCCATCCGCTCCCTCCATGGGGAGGTCCTGCGCCTGAATCGGTTGGTGGACGATCTTTACCAGCTTTCCCTCACCGACATCGGCGCGCTCGCCTACCGGAAAGAGCCGCTGGACTTGGGGAGGGTACTGGTCGGCGCACTGGTCAGCTACCGTGCCGAATTCGCCGGCAAGGGGATTGCCGTCCGCGAGGAGATATCCGTCCGGCAGCCAATCACGGTGTTCGGCGATGCCGAGCGATTGCAGCAACTCTTCGTCAACCTGCTGGACAATGTTCTCAAATACACCGATATCGGCGGCGAGTTGCTCGTTCGGCTCACGTGCCATGACGGGGCAGTGACCGTCGACCTGCAGGATTCGGTGCCCGGGGTGCCGGAAGAAGCCCTCGGGATGCTCTTCGAGCGGCTTTACCGGGTTGAGGGCTCCCGTAGTCGGGCCAGGGGCGGCGCGGGGCTCGGCCTGGCGATCTGCCGGAACATTGTCGAGGCTCACAACGGCACCATCACGGCCCGTTACTCGCCCCTGGGCGGGGTCTGGATTGCCGTGACGCTGCCGGTCGGGGAGCATCAGCCATGA
- a CDS encoding twin-arginine translocation signal domain-containing protein, with product MEMEQIEAQEGDERTALTRRDFIKSVGLGGGLVLFGQFGINAAAWALSGDPVLKMVLVDYAKCTGCRSCATACAAQRTGVIIPNPATGKPERMCTLCGGDPQCVKRCPFGALSYVEVRPDRKFYGFGPEKIAAELSRNWYGTADLGGSR from the coding sequence ATGGAGATGGAGCAGATCGAGGCTCAGGAGGGCGATGAACGAACAGCCCTCACCCGGCGGGATTTCATAAAAAGCGTCGGGCTTGGAGGGGGGCTTGTCCTCTTCGGCCAGTTCGGCATCAACGCTGCGGCCTGGGCCCTTTCCGGAGACCCCGTCCTGAAGATGGTTCTGGTGGATTACGCGAAATGTACCGGCTGCCGGAGTTGCGCCACGGCGTGCGCTGCGCAGAGGACCGGGGTGATTATCCCCAACCCCGCCACGGGAAAGCCGGAGCGGATGTGCACGCTCTGCGGCGGCGACCCGCAATGTGTCAAACGGTGCCCTTTCGGCGCGCTTTCGTATGTGGAGGTTCGACCCGACCGGAAATTCTACGGCTTCGGGCCTGAAAAAATTGCGGCCGAGTTAAGCCGGAACTGGTACGGGACGGCTGATTTAGGAGGTTCAAGATGA
- a CDS encoding ribonuclease J, with protein sequence MDTAPADITDNGGLRIIPLGGLGEIGLNMMAYEHGEDIIVADCGLMFPEPQMLGIDLVIPDITYLRERAGRVRGILLTHGHEDHIGALPYVLQELSLPLYGTALTLGFIREKLKEFDLESEVELNVVKPRDVVTLGCFSVEFIRVSHSIVDGCALAIRTPEGVVIHTGDFKIDQTPVDGELTDLATFSRYGDEGVLALLADSTNVEREGYTLSERVVGEAFDEIFPRCEGRIIVAAFSSNIHRVQQAVDAAVRCGRKVLLNGRSMVANVAIARQLGYLRMPEGVLTDLKELQHLPKEQVCMITTGSQGEPMSSLARIAMDDHKQIKLEAGDTVILSSRFIPGNEKTISDLINHLYRRGAEVFHEKVSEVHVSGHASQEELKLMLNLTRPRHFVPVHGEYRHLVKHARLAQRVGVPAERCLVAVNGDVIRFADGRGEIAGAVESGRVYIDGKGIGDVGEVVLKDRKHLSEDGMVVVIIAINQASGEVIYGPDIVSRGFVFEDESQQYLDETKKIVLDLLAGMSIETLGEWGEVKQEVRRILRRFFNKTIERRPVILPVILEM encoded by the coding sequence ATGGACACGGCACCCGCTGACATTACGGATAATGGGGGGCTGCGCATCATCCCCCTGGGGGGGCTGGGCGAAATCGGCCTCAACATGATGGCCTACGAGCACGGCGAGGACATCATCGTCGCCGACTGCGGCCTCATGTTCCCCGAGCCGCAGATGCTCGGCATCGACCTGGTCATTCCGGATATCACCTACCTGCGGGAACGGGCCGGCCGGGTGCGCGGCATACTCCTCACCCACGGCCACGAGGACCACATCGGTGCTCTTCCGTATGTCCTTCAGGAGCTCTCGCTCCCTCTCTATGGCACGGCCCTCACCCTTGGCTTCATTCGGGAAAAACTGAAGGAGTTCGACCTGGAGAGCGAGGTGGAGCTGAATGTCGTCAAGCCCCGCGACGTGGTGACGCTCGGCTGCTTCTCCGTGGAGTTCATCAGGGTGTCCCACTCCATCGTGGACGGTTGCGCCCTTGCCATTCGGACCCCGGAGGGGGTGGTGATCCATACGGGGGACTTCAAGATCGACCAGACCCCGGTGGATGGCGAACTGACCGACCTGGCCACCTTCTCCCGTTACGGGGACGAGGGGGTTCTGGCGCTCCTGGCCGACTCCACCAACGTGGAGCGCGAGGGGTACACCCTTTCCGAGCGGGTGGTGGGGGAGGCCTTTGACGAAATTTTCCCCCGCTGCGAGGGGCGGATCATCGTGGCCGCCTTCTCCAGCAACATCCACCGGGTCCAGCAGGCGGTGGACGCGGCGGTCCGCTGTGGCCGCAAGGTATTGCTCAACGGGCGCTCAATGGTGGCGAACGTGGCCATCGCGCGGCAACTGGGCTACCTGCGGATGCCGGAGGGGGTACTGACCGATCTGAAGGAACTCCAGCACCTTCCCAAAGAGCAGGTCTGCATGATTACCACCGGTTCCCAGGGCGAGCCCATGAGCTCGCTGGCCCGCATCGCCATGGACGATCACAAGCAGATCAAGCTGGAGGCCGGCGACACGGTCATCCTCTCGTCCCGTTTCATCCCGGGCAACGAGAAGACCATCTCCGACCTCATCAACCATCTCTATCGCCGGGGGGCCGAGGTCTTTCACGAGAAGGTCTCGGAGGTCCATGTTTCGGGCCATGCGTCGCAGGAGGAGCTGAAGCTGATGCTCAACCTCACGCGGCCCCGCCACTTTGTGCCGGTCCACGGAGAATACCGCCATCTGGTCAAGCATGCCCGGCTGGCACAGCGGGTCGGTGTGCCGGCGGAGCGCTGTCTGGTGGCGGTGAACGGCGACGTGATCCGCTTCGCTGACGGCCGGGGTGAGATCGCCGGCGCCGTGGAGAGCGGACGGGTCTACATCGACGGTAAGGGAATCGGCGATGTGGGCGAGGTTGTCCTCAAGGACCGCAAGCACCTGTCCGAGGACGGCATGGTGGTGGTGATCATCGCCATCAACCAGGCTTCCGGCGAGGTCATCTACGGGCCGGATATTGTTTCCCGCGGGTTCGTTTTCGAGGACGAAAGCCAGCAGTATCTGGACGAAACGAAAAAGATCGTCCTGGACCTCCTGGCCGGCATGAGCATCGAAACCCTGGGTGAGTGGGGCGAGGTCAAGCAGGAAGTGCGACGTATTTTGAGACGCTTCTTCAATAAAACGATAGAACGGCGACCGGTGATCCTGCCGGTTATCCTGGAAATGTAG
- a CDS encoding lysophospholipid acyltransferase family protein, with protein MLNGLIYLAFFIPLSGFFSFAALVGSLVDASGGFAHRCALAWSRIGLMMAGVRLDVSGTENVPAGEPVIFMGNHQGNFDILVLSRAIPRRFSWLAKEELFRIPLFGAAMQRAGYIPVDRSDGRKALRSLDAAAKRIRAGASVIVFPEGTRTADGSLLPFKKGGFVLAERAGVPIIPFTINGSMQVNPRNTVKLVRGARIAVRFGTPIPTSGAGALKGTPLMEQVRSAIQSGLEG; from the coding sequence ATGCTTAACGGACTGATTTACCTCGCCTTTTTTATTCCGCTCTCCGGCTTCTTCAGCTTTGCGGCCCTTGTGGGGAGCCTGGTGGATGCCAGTGGCGGCTTTGCCCACCGCTGTGCCCTCGCCTGGAGCCGGATCGGCCTCATGATGGCCGGGGTGCGCCTCGACGTGAGCGGAACCGAGAATGTGCCGGCGGGAGAGCCGGTCATCTTCATGGGGAACCACCAGGGAAACTTCGACATTCTCGTCCTGTCGCGGGCCATTCCGCGCCGCTTCTCCTGGCTCGCCAAGGAGGAGCTCTTCCGTATCCCCCTGTTCGGCGCCGCCATGCAACGGGCAGGCTACATCCCCGTTGACCGGAGCGACGGCCGTAAGGCCCTGCGGAGTCTCGATGCCGCAGCAAAGCGGATCAGGGCAGGGGCCAGCGTCATCGTCTTCCCCGAAGGGACCCGCACCGCCGACGGATCGCTCCTTCCGTTCAAAAAAGGGGGATTTGTCCTGGCCGAACGGGCCGGGGTGCCCATTATTCCGTTCACCATCAACGGGAGCATGCAGGTGAATCCGCGCAACACCGTGAAGCTTGTGCGGGGTGCCAGGATCGCCGTCCGGTTCGGGACCCCGATTCCGACCTCCGGTGCCGGCGCCCTCAAGGGGACGCCGCTCATGGAACAGGTACGGTCCGCCATTCAGTCGGGGCTGGAGGGGTAG
- a CDS encoding MBL fold metallo-hydrolase, giving the protein MKRIILYTLIAGVVIVMASTLFNKTSSARTRSSLSLASDLKRPVEVTTGGPLELARVMWDFFFNKPADTRPSGKIPVQTVIGAQLMSAPNNTVYRLGHSTVLMKLNDAFWITDPMFSDRASPVRFAGPERFHPPPISIDELPPIRAVIISHDHYDHLDHDSIMKLAGKTEYFLTPLGVGDILADWGVPAAKVRQLDWWQGIDVGGVRFVATPAQHFSGRGFFGKNLTQWASWVILAPGRRLFFSGDTGYFDGFKQIGDQYGPFDLTLLEAGAYNARWPNVHMHPEESIQAHLDLKGKSLLPIHNGTFDLSMHPWREPFDRIAALGIARGIPVLTPLMGEPVSMDEATGGLRWLQLKPERQKRLNPARGSRV; this is encoded by the coding sequence ATGAAACGAATCATACTCTATACCCTGATCGCAGGAGTCGTCATCGTTATGGCATCCACATTGTTCAATAAAACCAGTTCCGCCAGGACCCGGTCATCTCTCTCGCTCGCGAGTGACCTGAAACGTCCGGTCGAGGTGACAACAGGCGGACCGCTTGAGCTGGCCCGCGTCATGTGGGATTTCTTTTTCAACAAACCTGCAGACACGCGCCCTTCCGGGAAAATCCCGGTACAGACAGTGATCGGAGCGCAGTTGATGAGTGCCCCGAACAACACGGTGTACCGTCTTGGACACTCAACCGTCCTGATGAAGCTTAATGACGCATTCTGGATAACCGACCCAATGTTTTCGGACCGGGCATCACCCGTACGGTTTGCCGGGCCGGAACGGTTCCACCCGCCCCCCATCAGTATCGACGAGCTCCCGCCGATCAGGGCGGTAATCATCTCCCACGACCATTACGACCATCTGGACCACGATTCCATCATGAAGCTGGCGGGAAAAACGGAGTATTTCCTGACGCCGCTCGGGGTGGGGGACATCCTTGCCGACTGGGGTGTGCCGGCGGCAAAGGTGCGGCAACTGGACTGGTGGCAGGGAATCGACGTCGGCGGTGTCCGCTTTGTTGCCACCCCTGCGCAACACTTCTCCGGACGCGGTTTCTTCGGCAAAAATCTTACCCAGTGGGCTTCATGGGTAATCCTTGCCCCTGGCCGGCGCCTGTTCTTCAGTGGTGACACCGGCTATTTCGACGGCTTCAAGCAGATCGGCGATCAATATGGCCCCTTTGACCTGACCTTGTTGGAAGCAGGTGCCTACAATGCACGCTGGCCGAACGTCCACATGCACCCGGAAGAGAGCATCCAGGCGCATCTCGACCTGAAAGGCAAGAGCCTGCTCCCGATCCACAACGGCACCTTTGATCTCTCCATGCACCCCTGGCGGGAGCCTTTTGACAGAATAGCCGCCCTGGGCATTGCCCGGGGCATTCCGGTCTTAACTCCGCTGATGGGCGAACCGGTGAGCATGGACGAGGCCACGGGCGGCCTGCGCTGGTTGCAGCTGAAGCCAGAGAGGCAAAAACGGCTAAACCCCGCCCGAGGGAGCAGGGTTTAG
- a CDS encoding aldehyde ferredoxin oxidoreductase N-terminal domain-containing protein, whose protein sequence is MSGKPGYHGVILNINLSTGKIEKVAVPPADLDRFVGGQGLGMKILWDRLKKPGVNPLSPENPLIFIPDRFFEDAFTIGPKKGAVLDRDSFDAMLTRYYTDRGWDPDITKPGSAKLKELGLDFI, encoded by the coding sequence ATGAGCGGGAAACCGGGATATCATGGCGTAATTCTGAACATAAATCTCTCCACCGGGAAGATTGAAAAGGTGGCGGTTCCCCCTGCGGACTTGGACCGATTCGTCGGCGGGCAGGGGCTCGGCATGAAAATCCTCTGGGACCGGCTGAAAAAGCCGGGGGTCAACCCGCTTTCTCCGGAGAACCCACTCATCTTCATACCCGACCGCTTTTTCGAGGATGCCTTCACCATTGGCCCGAAGAAGGGGGCGGTGCTCGACCGGGACAGCTTTGATGCCATGCTCACCCGGTACTACACGGATCGGGGGTGGGACCCGGACATCACGAAACCCGGGAGCGCAAAGCTGAAAGAACTCGGGCTGGATTTCATCTGA
- a CDS encoding aldo/keto reductase, which translates to MHKRLLGKSGLEVSALGLGCMGMSFSYGPPKDREEMIALLRTAVERGITFFDTAEVYGPFINEELVGEALAPLRERVVIATKFGFDTSVDPRAMKGQGPVLNSRPEHIRAVAEASLRRLRTDVIDLFYQHRVDPAVPIEEVAGAVKELIREGKVKHFGLSEAGIETVRRAHAVQPVACVQNEYSLWFRRPEEGLLQALEELGIGLVAYSPLGKGFLTGKIGGDSTFDSTDFRSTLPRFAPEALKANQALVDLLGRIAEQKNATPAQIALAWLLSRKPWIVPIPGTTKLDRLNENIGALAVELTAADLSAIETAAAQIAIQGNRYPEKLEQLTGR; encoded by the coding sequence ATGCACAAACGACTATTGGGGAAAAGCGGTCTGGAAGTCTCGGCGCTCGGGCTCGGTTGCATGGGGATGAGCTTTTCGTATGGACCTCCAAAAGACCGGGAGGAGATGATCGCGCTGCTTCGGACCGCCGTGGAGCGGGGCATTACCTTTTTCGACACGGCGGAGGTCTATGGTCCGTTCATCAACGAGGAACTGGTCGGTGAGGCGCTCGCGCCGTTGCGCGAACGGGTGGTGATCGCCACCAAGTTCGGGTTCGATACCAGTGTCGATCCGCGGGCGATGAAGGGGCAGGGGCCGGTATTGAACAGCCGGCCGGAGCACATCAGGGCGGTCGCCGAAGCGTCGCTCAGGCGGCTGCGGACGGACGTCATCGATCTCTTCTACCAGCACCGGGTCGACCCAGCGGTGCCGATCGAAGAGGTGGCGGGGGCGGTAAAGGAACTGATCCGGGAAGGGAAGGTCAAGCACTTCGGCCTGTCGGAAGCGGGCATCGAGACGGTCCGCCGTGCCCATGCCGTGCAGCCGGTGGCCTGCGTGCAGAACGAGTACTCGCTCTGGTTCCGGCGCCCGGAAGAGGGATTGCTGCAGGCTCTGGAAGAACTCGGCATCGGCCTCGTTGCCTACAGCCCGCTCGGCAAGGGGTTCCTTACCGGGAAGATCGGCGGTGACTCCACGTTCGACAGCACCGATTTCCGCAGCACCCTGCCCCGTTTCGCACCCGAGGCGCTGAAGGCGAACCAAGCCCTGGTCGATCTGCTCGGCAGGATTGCAGAACAAAAGAATGCGACCCCGGCCCAGATCGCCCTGGCCTGGCTGCTGTCCAGGAAGCCGTGGATCGTGCCGATTCCGGGCACCACGAAGCTGGATCGCCTGAACGAGAACATCGGCGCACTCGCCGTCGAACTGACCGCAGCGGATCTGTCCGCGATCGAAACGGCTGCCGCGCAGATAGCCATCCAGGGTAACCGGTACCCGGAAAAGCTGGAGCAGTTGACCGGGAGATAG
- a CDS encoding response regulator, which translates to MTGTILIVEDEEKIATLLRDYLRLAGFDVCCLAGGAEAAPWVREHAPDLVLLDLMLPGRDGLEICKDVRVFSSVPIIMITARIEEIDRLLGLELGADDYICKPFSPREVVARVKAVLRRSGPGQTTALAGLVMDGACYRAALDGHELDLTAVEFKLLQFLAASPGRIYSRQQLMDRIYPDERVVADRTIDSHIKKLRKKIADVAPGEDLIHSVYGVGYKFERASRRE; encoded by the coding sequence ATGACCGGAACGATTCTCATTGTGGAGGACGAGGAGAAGATTGCCACCCTGCTGCGCGATTATCTGCGATTGGCGGGATTTGACGTCTGTTGTCTGGCGGGAGGTGCCGAGGCTGCGCCGTGGGTGCGCGAACATGCACCGGACCTCGTTCTGCTCGACCTGATGCTGCCGGGCCGCGATGGCCTGGAGATCTGCAAGGATGTCCGCGTCTTTTCCAGTGTGCCGATCATCATGATCACGGCGCGGATCGAGGAGATCGACCGCCTGCTCGGCCTTGAACTGGGGGCGGACGACTACATCTGCAAGCCCTTCAGTCCCCGCGAGGTGGTGGCGCGGGTGAAGGCGGTCCTGCGCCGTAGCGGACCGGGTCAGACAACGGCACTGGCCGGTCTCGTCATGGACGGGGCATGCTACCGTGCCGCCCTTGACGGTCACGAACTGGATTTGACCGCCGTCGAGTTCAAGCTTCTCCAGTTCCTGGCGGCCAGCCCCGGCAGGATCTACAGCCGCCAGCAACTCATGGACCGCATCTACCCCGACGAGCGGGTGGTTGCCGACCGTACCATCGACAGCCACATCAAAAAACTGCGGAAAAAGATCGCGGATGTCGCTCCCGGCGAGGATCTGATCCATTCAGTGTACGGGGTGGGGTACAAGTTCGAACGGGCATCGCGCCGCGAATGA
- a CDS encoding NAD(P)-dependent alcohol dehydrogenase, producing MYKARAYSAASAASPLALDTIPRRETTERDVQIEILFCGVCHSDLHTVRDEWNSVMPTVYPCVPGHEIVGRITRVGSAVTKFKPGDLAGVGCLVDSDHTCPSCQSNLEQFCPDATFTYNSPDKHQAAPVTYGGYSESIVVDERFVLHVPATLDLAGVAPLLCAGITTYSPIRRWGDIRGKKAGVVGLGGLGHMGVKFARAFGAQVVVFTTSPGKKEDALRLGAHEVIVSTNAEEMQQHAGTFDFILDTIAADHDINAYLNMLGRDGTITLVGAPEKPLEVSAFALLFGRRSLSGSIIGGIAETQEMLDFCGQHNITADVEVIPIQKINEAYERLLKSDVKYRFSIDMASLKG from the coding sequence ATGTACAAAGCCAGAGCCTATTCTGCCGCCAGCGCCGCTTCGCCGCTGGCCCTCGACACCATTCCCCGCCGCGAGACGACCGAGCGCGACGTGCAGATCGAGATCCTCTTCTGCGGCGTCTGCCACTCGGATCTCCACACGGTGCGGGACGAGTGGAACAGCGTCATGCCCACGGTCTACCCCTGCGTGCCGGGGCACGAGATCGTCGGCCGGATTACCAGGGTCGGTTCCGCTGTCACGAAATTCAAACCGGGCGATCTTGCCGGCGTCGGCTGCCTGGTCGACTCGGATCACACCTGCCCGAGTTGCCAGTCGAACCTGGAGCAGTTCTGCCCAGACGCCACCTTCACCTACAACTCGCCGGACAAGCACCAGGCAGCGCCGGTCACCTACGGCGGCTACTCCGAGAGCATCGTGGTCGATGAGCGCTTCGTGCTGCATGTCCCCGCCACCCTCGACCTGGCCGGAGTCGCGCCGCTGCTCTGCGCCGGCATCACCACCTACTCGCCGATTCGCCGCTGGGGCGACATCAGGGGGAAGAAGGCCGGTGTCGTCGGCCTCGGCGGACTGGGGCACATGGGGGTCAAGTTCGCCCGTGCGTTCGGTGCCCAGGTGGTGGTTTTCACCACCTCTCCGGGCAAGAAGGAGGATGCCCTTCGTCTCGGTGCCCACGAGGTCATCGTTTCCACCAATGCGGAAGAGATGCAGCAGCACGCCGGCACGTTCGACTTCATCCTCGACACCATCGCCGCCGACCATGACATCAACGCCTACCTCAACATGCTCGGCCGCGACGGCACCATCACCCTGGTTGGCGCGCCGGAGAAGCCGCTGGAGGTATCCGCCTTCGCTCTCCTGTTCGGCCGCCGCAGCCTTTCCGGGTCGATCATCGGCGGCATCGCCGAGACCCAGGAGATGCTCGACTTCTGCGGCCAGCACAACATCACCGCCGATGTGGAGGTCATCCCGATTCAGAAGATCAATGAGGCCTACGAGCGGCTGCTCAAGTCGGATGTGAAGTATCGCTTTTCCATCGATATGGCGTCGCTGAAAGGGTAA